Proteins found in one bacterium genomic segment:
- a CDS encoding paraslipin, which translates to MNNVERNTTLCFLLTLVTLGVRKYFSVPQGYVCLITALGKYLRTAGPGLGSCLSFWGLYERPSAPVPVKEQVKDYPREDVFTRDGVRCTIDTVVYFKITDPVKASFDIDNYETAILQLVRATLRNECGDFPAMELLAGRRKLIDKLRSTLETETRPWGITVRLVEITEIILHDRQ; encoded by the coding sequence ATGAACAATGTTGAGCGAAACACGACGCTCTGCTTTCTGCTCACGCTGGTGACTTTGGGAGTGCGCAAGTACTTCAGCGTGCCGCAGGGGTATGTTTGCTTGATCACGGCATTGGGCAAGTACCTGCGCACCGCCGGACCGGGGCTGGGCTCCTGCTTGAGTTTTTGGGGCCTCTACGAAAGGCCGAGCGCACCCGTGCCGGTCAAAGAACAGGTGAAGGACTATCCGCGGGAGGACGTCTTCACGCGCGATGGTGTGCGCTGCACGATCGATACGGTGGTGTACTTCAAGATCACCGATCCGGTCAAGGCCTCCTTCGACATCGACAATTATGAGACCGCGATTCTGCAGCTCGTGCGGGCGACGCTGCGCAACGAATGCGGTGACTTCCCGGCGATGGAGCTGCTCGCCGGCCGGCGCAAGCTCATCGACAAGCTGAGAAGCACGCTGGAGACGGAAACCCGGCCCTGGGGCATCACCGTACGGCTGGTGGAGATTACTGAGATCATTCTGCATGATCGCCAATGA